In a single window of the Drosophila subpulchrella strain 33 F10 #4 breed RU33 chromosome X, RU_Dsub_v1.1 Primary Assembly, whole genome shotgun sequence genome:
- the LOC119556402 gene encoding E3 ubiquitin-protein ligase HECW2 isoform X2, with translation MGFLSKAAYIVWAVLFEQEIMSYVPIEERSPQGSPVLSSRMPQRAPPPFRRDFEAKLRSFYRKLESKGYGQGPHKLKLHIRRSHLLEDAFRRIMSANKKDLQRGRLAVLWDTEEGLDYGGPSREFFFLLSRELFNPYYGLFEYSANDTYTVQVSPLSAFVDNCHDWFRFSGRVLGLALVHQYLLDAFFTRPFYKALLRLPVALSDLESLDNEFHQSLQWIRDNDIGTGVDLGLTFCVTEELLGRVVERELKPGGKNIIVNEKNKKEYLERMIKWRLERGVQEQTESLVRGFYEVVDSRLVSVFDARELELVIAGTAEIDTNDWRLNTEYRSGYHDNHQVIVWFWQVIERFSNEQRLRLLQFVTGTSSIPYEGFSALRGSTGPRRFCIEKWGKPNALPRAHTCFNRLDLPPYPTPELLYEKLLLAVEETNTFGIE, from the exons ATGGGCTTTCTGTCGAAGGCTGCCTACATCGTGTGGGCCGT CCTGTTTGAGCAGGAGATCATGAGCTATGTTCCTATCGAAGAGCGCAGTCCGCAGGGATCGCCGGTCCTGAGTTCCCGAATGCCGCAGCGGGCGCCGCCTCCGTTCCGCAGGGATTTCGAGGCCAAGCTGCGCAGCTTCTACCGCAAATTGGAGTCCAAGGGCTATGGCCAGGGGCCCCACAAGCTAAA ACTGCACATCCGCCGCAGCCACCTGCTGGAGGACGCCTTCCGCCGCATCATGTCTGCCAACAAGAAGGATCTGCAGCGCGGCCGCCTCGCCGTGCTGTGGGACACGGAGGAGGGCCTGGACTACGGCGGACCCTCGCGCGAGTTCTTCTTCCTGCTCTCCCGCGAATTGTTCAACCCGTACTACGGCCTGTTCGAGTACTCGGCCAACGACACGTACACGGTGCAGGTGTCGCCGCTGTCGGCATTCGTGGACAACTGCCACGACTGGTTCCGCTTCAGCGGCCGTGTGCTGGGATTGGCCCTGGTGCACCAATACCTGCTGGACGCCTTCTTTACGCGACCCTTCTACAAGGCGCTGCTCCGCCTGCCCGTGGCGCTCAGCGATCTGGAGTCGCTGGACAACGAGTTCCATCAGTCGCTGCAGTGGATACGCGACAATGACATCGGCACCGGCGTGGATCTGGGCCTCACGTTCTGCGTCACCGAGGAGCTGCTCGGCCGTGTGGTGGAGCGCGAACTGAAGCCGGGCGGCAAGAACATCATTGTCAACGAGAAGAACAAGAAGGAGTATCTGGAGCGGATGATCAAGTGGCGGCTGGAGCGCGGCGTTCAGGAGCAGACGGAGTCGCTGGTGCGTGGCTTCTACGAAGTGGTCGACTCGCGCCTCGTCTCCGTCTTCGATGCTCGGGAACTGGAGCTGGTGATCGCCGGCACCGCTGAGATAGACACGAACGATTGGCGGCTGAATACGGAGTATCGTTCCGGCTACCATGACAACCACCAGGTGATCGTGTGGTTCTGGCAGGTCATCGAGCGTTTCAGCAACGAGCAGCGTCTGCGACTGCTGCAGTTTGTGACTGGCACCTCGAGCATTCCCTACGAGGGCTTCTCCGCGCTGCGCGGATCGACGGGTCCGCGGCGCTTTTGCATCGAGAAGTGGGGCAAGCCGAATGCCTTGCCCCGCGCCCACACCTGCTTCAACCGGCTGGACCTGCCGCCCTATCCCACGCCCGAGCTGCTCTACGAGAAGCTGCTGCTGGCCGTCGAGGAGACCAACACGTTCGGCATCGAGTAG